One window of the Brevibacterium limosum genome contains the following:
- the rpmB gene encoding 50S ribosomal protein L28, translating into MAATCQVTGAVPGFGHNVSHSKRRTKRRFNPNIQKKRYYVPSLRRSVTLTLSAKGIKVIDARGIDAVVNELIAKGVKL; encoded by the coding sequence ATGGCAGCAACCTGCCAGGTAACCGGGGCAGTCCCCGGTTTCGGACACAACGTGTCCCACTCGAAGCGCCGCACGAAGCGCCGCTTCAACCCGAACATTCAGAAAAAGCGCTACTACGTTCCGTCATTGCGCCGCAGCGTCACCCTGACCCTGTCCGCTAAGGGCATCAAGGTCATCGACGCTCGCGGAATCGACGCTGTGGTCAACGAACTCATCGCCAAGGGAGTGAAGCTCTGA
- the rpmG gene encoding 50S ribosomal protein L33, whose translation MAKAQDVRPIIKLKSTAGTGYTYVTRKNRRNTPDRIVLKKYDPVVRKHVDFREER comes from the coding sequence ATGGCTAAGGCACAGGATGTTCGTCCCATCATCAAGCTCAAGTCGACGGCCGGCACCGGGTACACCTACGTGACCCGCAAGAACCGCCGCAACACCCCGGACCGCATCGTGCTGAAGAAGTACGATCCCGTAGTCCGCAAGCACGTCGATTTCCGAGAGGAGCGCTGA
- the rpsN gene encoding 30S ribosomal protein S14, translating into MAKKSKIAKDKQRRVIVERYAERRATLKRQLTHPDSTDEQREEARLALQKLPRDASPVRVRNRDQVDGRPRGYLRKFGLSRVRFREMAHNGELPGVTKSSW; encoded by the coding sequence ATGGCTAAGAAGTCAAAGATCGCAAAAGACAAGCAGCGTCGCGTCATCGTTGAACGCTATGCAGAGCGCCGCGCGACTCTCAAGCGTCAGCTGACCCACCCTGATTCCACCGATGAGCAGCGCGAAGAGGCACGTCTCGCACTGCAGAAGCTCCCCCGGGACGCTTCGCCGGTTCGCGTTCGCAACCGCGACCAGGTTGACGGTCGTCCGCGCGGCTACCTCCGGAAGTTCGGACTCTCGCGAGTTCGTTTCCGCGAAATGGCACACAACGGCGAGTTGCCCGGCGTTACCAAGTCGAGCTGGTAA
- a CDS encoding HU family DNA-binding protein — MAKNRSELVAEVAEKSGLTQKQVSDVLDGVFDVFSDVVAKGEKLTIPGWLSVERTERAARKGRNPQTGEEIQIKAGYSVKLSAGSKLKGAAGSPN, encoded by the coding sequence ATGGCTAAGAACCGCAGTGAGCTCGTTGCAGAAGTTGCCGAGAAGTCCGGCCTGACCCAGAAGCAGGTCTCGGACGTGCTCGATGGTGTCTTCGATGTCTTCTCCGACGTCGTGGCCAAGGGCGAAAAGCTCACCATCCCCGGCTGGCTCTCCGTTGAGCGCACCGAGCGTGCCGCTCGCAAGGGTCGCAACCCGCAGACCGGTGAAGAAATCCAGATCAAGGCCGGCTACTCCGTGAAGCTGTCCGCTGGTTCGAAGCTGAAGGGTGCCGCTGGCAGCCCGAACTGA
- a CDS encoding cytochrome c oxidase assembly protein, with the protein MNSSGFEPITRFVQRATVPIVVFLGLIVGLAALFFTGAANPTLLNDPGSVVRFGLPAAKFVFNIAMSLTVGALMFAVLILPRTAGGRSRRHKKTDEDVQLDPLWTRSVQIAEYSSVVWTLSAVAVLVFSFIDTVGAQAYLDFSNQLGVFVTQIAYGQLWVLVVVLIAVASTLCFGTRSHVGIAAAGVLSVAVIFPLASMGHSADASGHTQAVNSLGLHILGAVLWLGGLFAVALLGTRLAASKNLKPIIERYSTIALISFGLIVFSGVVNALLRVQGLDDLMTPYGEVILAKAFATVLLGLIGFWHRQFVISRLGTAASATVEFWRLITVEFILFGVTMGMAVALARSQPPVPQEPVGDPTPAEILTGDPLPPKPNLDRYFSEWSIDPLWIAIAVGTSIAYVVAFVNLRRRGDRWPVLRLISWLVGMVFLVYVTSGGPRVYGEVQFSAHMIEHMLLVMVVPLPLVLGAPITMLMRGTKARRDGSAGLREWVLWLVHTPYLRFFAHPIVASVNFAGSLVVFYYSGIMFYALDTHLGHELMIAHFLGAGYLFAQALIGIDPGVKRPVFPMRLVMLLVTMAFHAFFGISIMSSNVLIAGDWFGNIGAGWGYTAIEDQQLGGAIAWGIGEFPTLFIAIMVCVQWAKSSDREAKRIDRSEDRTDDAELRAYNAMLASMAEHDAKAPPRRR; encoded by the coding sequence GTGAATTCTTCAGGTTTCGAACCGATCACACGGTTCGTCCAACGTGCCACCGTCCCCATCGTCGTCTTCCTCGGGCTGATCGTCGGATTGGCCGCACTCTTCTTCACCGGAGCAGCCAACCCCACTCTGCTCAACGACCCCGGCTCCGTCGTCCGTTTCGGTCTGCCTGCCGCGAAGTTCGTCTTCAACATTGCGATGTCGCTGACCGTCGGCGCCCTCATGTTCGCCGTCCTCATCCTCCCGCGCACCGCCGGTGGTCGCTCTCGCCGACACAAGAAGACGGATGAGGACGTTCAGCTCGACCCGCTGTGGACGAGGTCCGTCCAGATCGCCGAATACTCCTCGGTGGTGTGGACGCTGTCTGCGGTCGCCGTGCTCGTCTTCTCCTTCATCGATACGGTCGGCGCCCAGGCTTACCTCGACTTCTCGAACCAGCTCGGAGTGTTCGTCACTCAGATCGCCTACGGACAGCTGTGGGTGCTCGTCGTCGTCCTCATCGCCGTCGCCTCGACCCTGTGCTTCGGCACCCGCTCCCACGTGGGCATCGCCGCCGCCGGAGTGCTCAGCGTTGCCGTGATCTTCCCATTGGCCTCGATGGGTCACTCCGCCGATGCCTCCGGGCACACCCAGGCCGTCAACAGCCTCGGTCTGCACATCCTCGGAGCGGTCCTCTGGCTCGGTGGACTCTTCGCCGTCGCCCTGCTGGGCACACGCCTGGCCGCCTCGAAGAACCTCAAACCGATCATCGAACGCTATTCGACCATCGCACTCATCTCCTTCGGGCTCATCGTCTTCTCCGGAGTCGTCAACGCGCTCCTGCGCGTGCAGGGCCTCGATGACCTCATGACGCCCTACGGGGAGGTCATCCTCGCGAAGGCGTTCGCGACGGTCCTGCTCGGGCTGATCGGTTTCTGGCACCGTCAGTTCGTCATTTCACGATTGGGCACAGCCGCCTCGGCGACGGTTGAGTTCTGGCGTCTCATCACCGTCGAATTCATCCTCTTCGGGGTGACGATGGGGATGGCCGTGGCCTTGGCCCGGTCGCAGCCGCCGGTGCCGCAGGAGCCTGTGGGCGATCCCACGCCGGCTGAGATCCTCACCGGCGACCCGCTGCCGCCGAAGCCGAACCTGGACCGTTACTTCAGCGAATGGTCGATCGATCCGCTGTGGATCGCGATCGCGGTGGGCACCTCGATCGCCTACGTCGTGGCGTTCGTCAACCTCCGCCGCCGAGGCGACAGATGGCCTGTGCTGCGCCTCATCAGCTGGCTGGTGGGCATGGTGTTCCTCGTCTACGTCACCTCGGGCGGCCCCCGCGTCTACGGTGAGGTGCAGTTCTCCGCGCACATGATCGAGCACATGCTTCTGGTCATGGTCGTGCCCCTGCCGCTGGTGCTCGGCGCACCGATCACCATGCTCATGCGCGGAACGAAGGCCCGTCGGGACGGGTCTGCCGGTCTGCGCGAATGGGTCCTCTGGCTCGTCCACACGCCGTATCTGCGCTTCTTCGCGCACCCGATCGTGGCGAGTGTGAACTTCGCGGGCTCGCTGGTGGTCTTCTACTACTCGGGAATCATGTTCTACGCGCTCGATACGCATCTCGGGCACGAATTGATGATCGCGCACTTCCTCGGCGCCGGTTACCTGTTCGCCCAGGCCCTCATCGGCATCGACCCGGGGGTCAAGCGCCCCGTCTTCCCGATGCGGCTCGTGATGCTGCTGGTGACGATGGCCTTCCATGCGTTCTTCGGCATCTCGATCATGAGCTCGAACGTCCTGATCGCCGGTGACTGGTTCGGCAACATCGGCGCCGGGTGGGGCTACACGGCGATCGAAGACCAGCAGCTCGGCGGTGCCATCGCGTGGGGCATCGGCGAATTCCCGACCCTGTTCATCGCCATCATGGTCTGCGTGCAGTGGGCGAAGTCCTCGGACCGGGAAGCCAAACGCATCGACCGCAGCGAGGACCGCACCGACGACGCCGAGCTGCGCGCCTACAACGCGATGCTCGCGTCGATGGCCGAACACGACGCGAAGGCTCCTCCGCGCCGTCGGTGA
- a CDS encoding MFS transporter yields MSSQNDAERKSIRAQLRKVVAASMAGTVVEWYEFFLYGSAATLVFNHILFPPSDNPLTPILAGFATYAVGFIARPVGGIVFGHFGDKYGRKKLLQLSIILVGVATFLMGCLPTFDQIGYLAPILLVLLRVVQGFAVGGEWGGAVLLVAEHAPNKERGFWASFPQSGVPLGNLLATAVLFILTATLTEEHFLSWGWRVSFWLSAVIVLIGYYIRTRVSDAPIFDEVQAEEIEEGVDYGVKAVFKRYPREVFAAMGLRFVENIHYYLVVTFSITYLATQVQIEASEILGLLLGAHAIHAVLVPIVGAATDRIGRKLPYAVGIVLTASWGFFAFPMYDTGNAVMIFLALLIGLVFHALMYAGQPAIMSEMFPTRMRNSGVSTGYQVTAIVAGSFAPIIATALLDAFESSIPIALYLLAAAIISFIALMFTRETKGIDLRSLDHADKVRRGVATAS; encoded by the coding sequence ATGAGTTCTCAGAACGATGCTGAGAGGAAGTCGATCCGCGCTCAGCTGCGCAAGGTCGTCGCTGCCTCGATGGCCGGAACGGTCGTCGAATGGTACGAGTTCTTCCTCTACGGTTCGGCCGCCACCCTGGTGTTCAACCACATTCTGTTCCCGCCTTCCGACAATCCGCTGACACCGATCCTGGCCGGATTCGCCACCTACGCGGTCGGCTTCATCGCCCGTCCCGTCGGCGGTATCGTCTTCGGTCACTTCGGTGACAAATACGGACGCAAGAAGCTGCTGCAGCTCTCGATCATCCTCGTCGGCGTCGCCACGTTCCTCATGGGCTGCCTACCGACATTCGACCAGATCGGCTACCTCGCTCCCATCCTCCTCGTCCTGCTGCGCGTCGTCCAGGGCTTCGCCGTCGGCGGCGAATGGGGCGGAGCTGTCCTCCTCGTCGCCGAACATGCTCCGAACAAGGAACGTGGTTTCTGGGCGTCGTTCCCACAGTCCGGCGTCCCCCTGGGCAACCTGCTCGCCACCGCGGTTCTGTTCATCCTCACCGCGACGCTGACCGAAGAGCACTTCCTGTCGTGGGGCTGGCGTGTGTCATTCTGGCTATCGGCCGTCATCGTTCTCATCGGCTACTACATCCGCACCCGCGTGTCTGACGCACCGATCTTCGACGAGGTGCAGGCCGAAGAGATCGAAGAGGGCGTCGATTACGGCGTCAAGGCTGTGTTCAAGCGCTACCCGCGTGAGGTCTTCGCCGCGATGGGTCTGCGCTTCGTCGAGAACATCCACTACTACCTGGTGGTCACGTTCTCGATCACCTACCTCGCCACGCAGGTGCAGATCGAAGCGTCCGAGATCCTCGGCCTCCTCCTCGGTGCGCATGCGATCCACGCGGTCCTCGTTCCGATCGTCGGTGCCGCGACCGACCGCATCGGACGCAAGCTGCCCTACGCTGTGGGCATCGTGCTCACCGCGTCTTGGGGCTTCTTCGCCTTCCCGATGTACGACACCGGCAACGCGGTCATGATCTTCCTGGCCCTCCTCATCGGTCTGGTCTTCCACGCACTCATGTACGCGGGGCAACCGGCGATCATGTCCGAGATGTTCCCGACACGCATGCGCAACTCCGGTGTCTCGACCGGTTATCAGGTCACGGCCATCGTTGCTGGGTCGTTCGCGCCGATCATCGCCACCGCGCTGCTCGACGCATTCGAGTCCTCGATTCCCATTGCGCTCTACCTCCTGGCCGCAGCGATCATCTCGTTCATCGCTCTCATGTTCACTCGTGAGACCAAGGGCATCGATCTGCGCTCGCTCGACCATGCAGACAAGGTGCGCCGCGGAGTCGCCACGGCCAGCTGA
- a CDS encoding 3-hydroxybutyrate dehydrogenase, translating to MGDLTSKRALVTGGASGLGKAIAQSFAQAGASVVVADVDADSAQAVADEIGGEAWAVNLADTSALDNTGFDVDILVNNAGIQRIHPITEFPLEDWRLINTLMLEAPFVLTKAVLPKMYERGWGRIINLSSVHGLRASTNKSAYVSAKHGLMGLTKTTALEAGPRGVTCNAINPGYVLTPLVKGQIADQAKTHGISEDEVLEQVFLGHSAVPKLAEPEDVAAIALFLAGEHAAVINGSAHSIDGGWVAA from the coding sequence ATGGGAGATCTCACCAGCAAACGCGCCCTCGTCACCGGCGGAGCATCCGGTCTCGGCAAGGCGATCGCTCAGTCCTTCGCTCAGGCCGGTGCCTCCGTCGTCGTCGCCGACGTCGACGCTGACTCAGCACAGGCCGTTGCCGACGAAATCGGCGGCGAAGCGTGGGCAGTCAACTTAGCGGACACCTCGGCGCTGGACAACACCGGCTTCGACGTCGACATCCTCGTCAACAACGCCGGCATCCAGCGCATCCACCCGATCACGGAATTCCCGCTCGAGGACTGGCGGCTGATCAACACGCTCATGCTCGAGGCACCGTTCGTGCTCACGAAGGCGGTGCTGCCGAAGATGTACGAACGCGGCTGGGGACGCATCATCAACCTATCTTCCGTCCACGGTCTGCGCGCCTCGACGAACAAGTCCGCATACGTCTCGGCCAAGCACGGTCTCATGGGACTGACGAAGACGACCGCGCTCGAGGCCGGCCCGCGCGGAGTGACGTGCAATGCGATCAACCCCGGCTATGTGCTCACGCCCCTGGTCAAGGGGCAGATCGCCGACCAAGCGAAGACCCACGGCATCAGCGAGGACGAGGTGCTCGAACAGGTCTTCCTCGGCCATTCCGCGGTGCCCAAGCTCGCCGAACCCGAGGACGTCGCGGCAATCGCGCTCTTCCTCGCCGGGGAGCATGCCGCAGTCATCAACGGCAGCGCCCACAGCATCGACGGCGGCTGGGTCGCCGCCTGA
- a CDS encoding LysR family transcriptional regulator: protein MASYAPGSSGPQIAPEDLLTLLAVARLGKFTAAAHSLGLNHTTVSRRIAALEKAYGDRVLVASPDGWELSAAGRQLLPIAEDIEAALGRIDAHSNSALSGTIRLACPQAFALEFAVPALTELQAQHPGLQVELITATQRARQYRSGVDIEIVVGRPDAPRSIAKHIRDYRLQLYASQDYIASHTMPQTLDDLGDHRMVYYIENSLRVDDLDEAADAFPRGTGFFRSTSVHAHVLATSHGAGIGILPDFLAHGNSRLVQVLPELFSKRVSYWASVRHESLRNAGVRKVLESL from the coding sequence ATGGCCTCTTATGCACCCGGCAGCTCCGGTCCGCAGATTGCTCCCGAGGATCTGCTGACTCTGCTCGCCGTCGCCCGCCTGGGGAAGTTCACGGCCGCGGCGCACAGCCTCGGCCTCAACCATACGACCGTGTCACGGCGCATCGCCGCTCTCGAGAAGGCGTACGGCGATCGGGTGCTCGTAGCCTCTCCCGACGGGTGGGAGCTCAGTGCCGCCGGACGTCAGCTGCTGCCGATCGCCGAGGACATCGAGGCCGCGCTGGGCCGCATCGATGCGCATTCGAACTCGGCCTTGTCCGGGACGATCCGACTGGCGTGCCCGCAGGCCTTCGCCCTCGAGTTCGCCGTTCCGGCGCTCACCGAATTGCAGGCGCAGCATCCGGGCCTGCAGGTCGAGCTGATCACCGCCACTCAGCGGGCCCGGCAGTACCGGTCGGGTGTCGATATCGAGATCGTCGTCGGGCGCCCCGATGCCCCGCGCTCAATTGCCAAGCACATCCGCGACTACCGGCTGCAGCTCTATGCTTCGCAGGACTACATCGCCTCGCACACGATGCCGCAGACGCTGGATGATCTGGGCGACCACCGGATGGTCTACTACATCGAGAATTCGCTGCGGGTCGATGATCTCGACGAGGCGGCCGATGCCTTTCCGCGCGGGACCGGGTTCTTCAGGTCCACCTCGGTGCATGCGCATGTGCTCGCGACCTCGCACGGGGCCGGGATAGGGATCCTGCCGGACTTCCTCGCCCACGGCAATTCCCGTCTGGTGCAGGTGCTGCCGGAGCTGTTCTCCAAGCGGGTGTCCTATTGGGCCTCGGTCCGTCATGAGTCCCTGCGCAACGCCGGAGTCCGCAAAGTCCTGGAATCCCTCTGA
- the mmsB gene encoding 3-hydroxyisobutyrate dehydrogenase — translation MAYCEREHVRVAEHDARRHIMSTIGWVGLGNMGRPMTANLVKAGHTVNGFDLVEIAVKEAAEHGVNPVSSIAEAVAGADIVFTMLPKGEHARAVYLEADGVLAHADKTTLLVDSSTIDFDSARVLHAEAAKAGFRFVDGPVSGGISGAEAGTLTFMLGGSDADVAEAKTFIEPMAGNIFHAGGEAAGQAAKIVNNMMLSISLQGVVEGAVLAERLGLEAKTIYDIARVSSGDSWPLRTWYPVPGVTETSASNNAFKPGFATALMHKDVGLALAGAETAGLDLPAAKLVHEQLQKLVDAGLEGLDTSALIKNIDPKAAGLPE, via the coding sequence CTGGCGTACTGTGAGAGGGAACACGTAAGAGTTGCTGAGCATGATGCGAGGAGGCATATTATGTCGACGATTGGATGGGTTGGCCTGGGGAATATGGGCCGCCCGATGACTGCGAACCTGGTCAAGGCCGGTCACACCGTCAACGGATTCGATCTTGTGGAGATTGCGGTCAAGGAAGCGGCCGAACACGGTGTCAATCCTGTGTCGTCCATCGCCGAGGCGGTTGCCGGTGCGGATATCGTCTTTACGATGCTGCCCAAAGGTGAGCATGCGCGCGCGGTCTATCTCGAAGCCGACGGAGTGCTGGCTCACGCGGATAAGACGACCCTTCTCGTCGATTCGTCGACGATCGACTTCGATTCCGCTCGTGTGCTGCACGCCGAGGCGGCAAAGGCCGGGTTCCGCTTCGTCGACGGTCCCGTGTCCGGTGGCATCAGCGGCGCCGAAGCCGGCACGCTGACCTTTATGCTCGGCGGCAGCGATGCCGACGTCGCCGAGGCGAAGACATTCATTGAGCCGATGGCCGGCAACATCTTCCATGCCGGAGGTGAAGCTGCAGGTCAGGCGGCCAAGATCGTCAACAACATGATGCTTTCGATCAGCCTTCAGGGTGTCGTCGAGGGCGCGGTCCTCGCTGAACGGCTTGGCCTCGAGGCGAAGACCATCTATGACATTGCGAGGGTCTCTTCCGGTGACTCCTGGCCGCTGCGCACCTGGTATCCGGTGCCCGGTGTGACCGAGACCTCGGCCTCGAACAATGCGTTCAAGCCCGGATTCGCCACCGCGCTCATGCACAAGGATGTCGGACTTGCCCTCGCCGGCGCCGAAACGGCAGGGCTTGACCTGCCGGCCGCGAAGCTCGTTCACGAGCAGCTGCAGAAGCTCGTCGATGCCGGCCTCGAAGGGCTTGACACCTCCGCGCTGATCAAGAACATCGACCCGAAGGCCGCCGGCCTGCCCGAGTAG
- a CDS encoding YggS family pyridoxal phosphate-dependent enzyme — protein sequence MSTTDPAAHSISPAENAAITGNLDEVADRSRAAAESSGRRGDDVRVLLATKTQPAEKIRVALEHEFTLIGENKVQEIVGKAEALADLNPETHLIGPLQRNKVNHTLRHAHCIQSVDTLTLAEKINNRLDVLDETVDYFIQVNTSREDSKFGVAPEDAEELITATRELGRMRLRGLMTIGLPGSSPEEIRPSYSDLRELSEKLRDSGVMPAEAVELSMGMSNDFELAIAEGATMVRVGSSVFGARDYS from the coding sequence ATGAGCACCACAGACCCTGCCGCACACTCAATCAGTCCCGCTGAGAACGCAGCCATCACCGGCAACCTCGACGAGGTGGCCGACCGTTCCCGTGCCGCCGCCGAGTCGAGCGGTCGCCGCGGTGACGATGTGAGGGTGCTGCTGGCCACGAAGACGCAGCCGGCAGAGAAGATCCGCGTCGCCCTGGAGCACGAGTTCACCCTCATCGGCGAGAACAAGGTGCAGGAGATCGTCGGCAAGGCCGAGGCGCTCGCCGACCTCAACCCCGAGACGCATCTCATCGGACCCCTGCAGCGCAACAAGGTCAACCACACACTGCGTCATGCGCACTGCATCCAGTCCGTGGACACCCTCACTCTGGCCGAGAAGATCAACAACCGCCTCGACGTCCTCGACGAGACCGTCGACTACTTCATCCAGGTCAACACCTCCCGCGAGGACTCGAAGTTCGGTGTCGCCCCCGAAGACGCCGAGGAGCTCATCACCGCGACACGGGAACTCGGCAGGATGCGCCTGCGCGGGCTCATGACCATCGGCCTGCCCGGCAGCAGCCCCGAAGAGATCCGCCCCAGCTACTCCGACCTGCGCGAACTCAGCGAGAAGCTGCGGGATTCCGGGGTCATGCCCGCCGAGGCGGTCGAGCTGTCGATGGGCATGAGCAACGACTTCGAACTCGCGATCGCCGAAGGGGCGACGATGGTCCGGGTCGGCTCGAGCGTCTTCGGTGCCCGCGACTACTCCTGA
- a CDS encoding NHL domain-containing thioredoxin family protein, producing MNSSPEFSASATSSARDVKVRAPELVGRRWMNSGGKDLTLADLRGKVVLLDFWTFCCINCLHVLDELRPLEEKYSKELVIIGVHSPKFEFERTVEAVDQAVERYQVEHLVLDDPDLVTWQAYTARAWPTLAVIDPEGYLVATMSGEGHAAGLTEIIEGLIEEHSAKGTLHSGDGPYVPPPAAETDLFYPGKATRLPSGHLIVADSGHHSLVEYDDDAATIIRRIGTGVRGSDDGDFASASFSEPGGITVLPADLAAEVGYQLIVADTVNHTLRGIDLVNETVTTIAGTGEQHMVGAIDNVRGKPGELGRYDGPARDVKLSSPWDVLFVPSTAEVVVAMAGNHTIWSFDPRDGTIRILSGTMNEGLVDGDGESAWFAQSSGLDLGSEGEVFVADSETSAIRRLDPATGEVSSLVGVGLFDFGFRDGPAAEARLQHPLGVRSLPDGSIAIADTYNGAIRRFDPNTDEVTTLARGLREPSDILVVDSGSGLGDVGADNGDSSEAELLVVESAAHALTRVKLPKDAQKVDEGALTTKRPSTEIASGPVSLTVSFTVPTGQKLDDRWGDPTFLQVSATPPELIVSGEGGAEGLSRDIVINPEFAEGVLHVTARAAACDGEPGGEIPLHAACHLYQQDWGIPVELVDSAPNDLTLDLRGA from the coding sequence ATGAACAGCAGTCCAGAATTCTCCGCGTCAGCCACCTCCTCGGCACGGGACGTCAAGGTCCGTGCGCCCGAACTCGTCGGTCGCCGGTGGATGAACTCCGGCGGCAAGGATCTCACCCTGGCCGACCTGCGCGGAAAGGTCGTCCTCCTCGACTTCTGGACATTCTGCTGCATCAACTGCCTCCACGTCCTCGACGAGCTGCGCCCGCTGGAGGAGAAGTACTCCAAGGAACTCGTCATCATCGGGGTCCACTCGCCGAAGTTCGAGTTCGAACGCACCGTCGAAGCCGTCGATCAGGCCGTGGAGCGCTACCAGGTCGAGCACCTCGTCCTCGACGATCCCGACCTCGTCACCTGGCAGGCCTACACTGCCCGCGCCTGGCCGACGCTGGCCGTCATCGACCCCGAGGGCTACCTCGTGGCGACCATGTCCGGTGAGGGCCACGCGGCCGGACTCACCGAGATCATCGAGGGCCTCATCGAAGAGCACTCGGCCAAGGGCACCCTCCACTCCGGCGACGGACCCTACGTCCCGCCACCGGCCGCGGAGACGGACCTCTTCTACCCCGGAAAGGCCACGCGCCTGCCCTCGGGACATCTCATCGTCGCCGATTCCGGACACCACAGCCTCGTCGAATACGACGACGATGCGGCCACGATCATCCGCCGCATCGGCACAGGCGTTCGCGGATCCGACGACGGGGATTTCGCCTCGGCGAGCTTCAGCGAACCCGGCGGCATCACCGTGCTGCCCGCCGACCTGGCCGCCGAAGTCGGCTACCAGCTCATCGTCGCCGACACCGTCAACCACACCCTGCGCGGGATCGACCTCGTGAACGAGACGGTCACGACGATCGCCGGCACCGGGGAGCAGCACATGGTCGGCGCCATCGACAATGTCCGCGGCAAGCCGGGTGAGCTGGGACGATACGACGGACCCGCGCGTGATGTGAAGCTGTCCTCGCCGTGGGATGTCCTCTTCGTCCCCTCCACCGCCGAGGTGGTCGTGGCGATGGCAGGCAACCACACCATCTGGTCATTCGATCCGAGGGACGGCACGATCCGCATTCTGTCGGGCACGATGAATGAAGGACTGGTCGACGGCGACGGGGAGTCTGCGTGGTTCGCTCAGTCCTCGGGCCTCGACCTCGGCTCCGAGGGTGAGGTGTTCGTCGCCGACTCCGAGACTTCGGCGATCCGCCGCCTCGACCCCGCCACCGGTGAGGTCTCCTCGCTGGTGGGCGTCGGACTCTTCGATTTCGGCTTCCGTGATGGACCGGCCGCCGAGGCGCGCCTGCAGCACCCGCTGGGTGTGCGCAGCCTGCCCGACGGATCGATCGCGATCGCCGACACCTACAACGGTGCGATCCGCCGTTTCGACCCGAATACCGATGAAGTCACGACCCTGGCACGCGGTCTGCGCGAACCCTCGGACATCCTCGTCGTCGACAGCGGCAGCGGTCTCGGTGACGTCGGTGCGGACAACGGGGACTCCTCCGAGGCCGAGCTCCTCGTCGTCGAGTCCGCGGCGCATGCGCTCACCCGGGTGAAGCTGCCCAAGGATGCCCAGAAGGTCGACGAAGGCGCGCTGACGACGAAGCGCCCGTCGACCGAGATCGCCTCCGGTCCGGTGTCGCTGACCGTGAGCTTCACTGTTCCGACCGGTCAGAAGCTCGACGACCGGTGGGGCGACCCGACGTTCCTGCAGGTGTCCGCGACGCCGCCCGAACTCATCGTCTCCGGCGAGGGCGGAGCCGAGGGACTCAGCCGCGATATCGTCATCAACCCCGAGTTCGCCGAGGGAGTGCTGCACGTGACCGCGCGCGCCGCAGCCTGCGACGGTGAGCCCGGGGGAGAGATCCCCCTGCACGCCGCCTGCCACCTCTACCAGCAGGACTGGGGAATCCCCGTCGAACTCGTGGACTCGGCGCCGAACGACCTCACCCTCGACCTCCGCGGCGCCTGA